Part of the Salinigranum rubrum genome is shown below.
TCGCTGTCGAACTCCCGCTTGACGAGTTTGTCGATGATCCTGGCCTTCTCCTGTCCGTCGGCGAACGTGACGTGCCGCTCGATGGGGACGGGACGCTCCTCGAACTCGATGAGCGTCGCTTCGAGTCTGCGAGCGAGCCACTCGGGGTTCCCGACGGTCGCGGAGAGGTAGACCCACTGCGCCCCCTCGTACGTCTCTTTCGACCTGGCTCGGCGCTCGCAGTAGTACTTCAGTCGGGATATCATCCCGTCGAGGCGGTGGCCGCGTTCCTCCTCCTTGAGGGTGTGGACCTCGTCGATGACGACGGTGCCGATGTCGCCGAGGTTCTTCCCCGTGCGGAGCGCGTGGTCGATGCCCTCGTAGGTGCCGACGATGATGTCCGCGGAGGGGTCGAACGACGCGTTCGAGTCGGAGATGCGCGAGGCCCCCACCCGGATGGTGACGTCGGCGATGTCGCCGTACCTCTCTTCGAAGTCCTCGTGCTTCTGGTTCGCTAACGCGACGAGGGGAACGAGAAAGAGGAGTTTGCCTCTCCCCTTCAACACCCTGTCGAGGCCGGCGAGTTCGCCGACGAGCGTTTTCCCGGTCGCCGTCGCGCTCACCACGAGCTGATCCCTCCCCTCGAAGAGGCCGTTCTCGACCGACAGCGACTGGACGGGGAGGAGGGTGTCGAACCGCCCCTCCACGCGCGACTGCAGCGTCGGGTGGAGGTCAAGCGAGGACGTGGGAACGGGGTCGACGTCCTCGACAGTGGCGGAGACCTCGTCGAACTTGGTGAGTTCGGGGTTCAGCCCTCCTTGCAAGAGGTTCGTCACCTTGTCGAGGTCCTGGGTCGCGAGAAGCAGTTCTTCGAGGCGGTCCTTCGCCGCGCCCGTGATACCTCCCGAAAAGGACAGTTCGCGTTCGAGTTCGCGGCGGGCGCAGTCGGGGCAGACGTGGTCGCGGTCGGCCTTGATGGCCGTCTCTTCGGTGATGGGCGAGTAGCGCCCGTTCGAGGCGCAGTACCGGCAGGTCCGGACCGTCAGCGCCTCTAGCTGGTAACCGTCGAGCATCTCCTTCAGTCGGGTCCGAGCGTGCTTCGAGGTCTGCTGTGAGATTCGAATCCGTGCGGCGCGGCGGGCGAGTTCGACGAACTGCTGGGGGTCGCGCGGCTCCTCGGAGGAACCGCGCTTGATGCGGAA
Proteins encoded:
- a CDS encoding DEAD/DEAH box helicase, with the protein product MSQQVGQVDTLFLHERGENFLVVVQRDGKRVFRAVLELKETSAGPRPAKFRIKRGSSEEPRDPQQFVELARRAARIRISQQTSKHARTRLKEMLDGYQLEALTVRTCRYCASNGRYSPITEETAIKADRDHVCPDCARRELERELSFSGGITGAAKDRLEELLLATQDLDKVTNLLQGGLNPELTKFDEVSATVEDVDPVPTSSLDLHPTLQSRVEGRFDTLLPVQSLSVENGLFEGRDQLVVSATATGKTLVGELAGLDRVLKGRGKLLFLVPLVALANQKHEDFEERYGDIADVTIRVGASRISDSNASFDPSADIIVGTYEGIDHALRTGKNLGDIGTVVIDEVHTLKEEERGHRLDGMISRLKYYCERRARSKETYEGAQWVYLSATVGNPEWLARRLEATLIEFEERPVPIERHVTFADGQEKARIIDKLVKREFDSESSKGYRGQTIVFTNSRRRCHELARKIGYDAAPYHAGLDYGRRKRVERMFGDQDLAAVVTTAALAAGVDFPASQVVFDSLAMGIEWLSVQEFEQMLGRAGRPDYHDRGRVYLLVEPDGAYHGSMEMTEDEVAFKLLKGEMEDVATVYDEAAAAEETLANVIVAGKRAKGLNDRMLGDIDTTRSVGRLLEWEFIDGFEPTPLGNAVCRHFLTPSEAFTLLDCIRNGFGPYEVVAEMELRDQH